AAGGCGACCGAAATCATGTTGAGCGCGCCGACCATCAGCAGGCCGAGCGCCGCCGTGATCGCGAGCCCGACGAACAGCGTGACGAACACAGCGAGGATCATGCGGCCCGAGCGCAGCGCCAGCCACAGAATGACCAGCACGACGATGAAGGTGCCGATGCCGTTGAGCACGGCGCCGTCCTGGACCGACGCGAACTCTTCGTCCGCGAGAGGCTGTTCGCCGGTCAGGCGGATCGTGGCGCCATAGCGCGCATCGAGGTGCAGCGAGGCGGCGGTGTCGCGGATCGCTTTCGACGCGGTTGCGCCCGGCTCCAGTGCGTCGTAGTTCACGACCGGCTGCACCGTGACGAAGGCGCGCGCCGGATCCGTTGCGGCGCTGTTGTCGACCAGCGCACGCCATGAGAACGCCGCCGGCTGGCCGGCCAGCACGCGATCGAGCGTGGTTGCGCTTTGCGACAGCAAATGGCTCATGTCGGCCAGCTTCACCTGACCCAGTTGCAGCGGCAGCAGCAGGCTCGTGGTGAGCGTGCCGGCGAGGCCGGTCAGGCTCGGATCGTGCGCGAGCGCATTGACGAGCGGGCGGGACTGGACGAGCTGCGAGGTGGTCGACAGCACTTCATCGGTCGATGGGAACAACAGGCCATTGTGTTCGAAGAACGGACCGCCGGCAGGCTGCGAGACCGCGACGAATTCCTTCGGATCGGCTTTGAGCGCGGCGGTCAGGGCGTTGGCGGCGGCGTCGGCGAACTCCGGGGCACGGGCTTCGACCACCACCAGCACGGTTTGACCGCGATCCGGGAAGGCCTCGTCCATGGCGTGTTCGAGCAACGACCATTGCTTGTCGGTCTCGACGAGCTTGCTGATGTCAGTGTTGATCCTGAAGTTATGGGCAACGTAGAAGCCGCTCAAAACGGCGAGCACGAGCGACAGAGCGATGATCCGAAACGGATGGCGCACCGAATAGGCGACGAGACGGACGATAGATGACTTCAGCATGTAGGCGGAGGCGGCCTTATCACGGGTGGCGTTTTTTGACGAAAGTGCACAAGTATACAGAGCCGGAGCGACTCGGCTCCACTTCGGTAGCAAGGGCGACGCCCGGGCGGCGCGGCCGGGGTGGGAACGCAATATCGGTATACTGGTCTATCCTGCTTTCGCTGCGGGCTTGCGAGCCTGCCGGCGCTTACTTCTTGGGGTTTTGGCGAGCGTATGAAACGTTATCTGTCTGCTTTTCTGGCCGCGGCCGTGGTGTCCACGGCCGCCTATGCGCAAAGCGCGCCTGATACGGTGGTGAAGAGTGCCGTCGAAGGCACGGTGGCCGCGATGAAGGCCGACCCGCAGGCGCGCGGCGGCGACATGGCGAAGATCACGGAGCTGGTTCAAACGCGATTTGTCCCGGCTACCGATTTCCAGCGGACCACGCGGATCGCGGTAGGGAAGGCATGGAGCACGGCAACCCCTGAGCAGCAGAAGCAGCTGTACGATCAATTCACGCTGCTGCTGGTGCGCACGTATGCCGCTTCGTTGTCGCAGTTGCGGGATCAGGACGTGAAGTTCAAGTTCTTGCCCGTCAACGTGGCTGCCGGCTCCAAGGATCTGGTGGTGCAGTCGCACGTGATCAGCAACGGTGGCGACGATGCCATCGATTACCGCATGACCAAGGGCGCCAACGGCTGGAAG
This genomic stretch from Paraburkholderia caffeinilytica harbors:
- a CDS encoding MlaC/ttg2D family ABC transporter substrate-binding protein; translated protein: MKRYLSAFLAAAVVSTAAYAQSAPDTVVKSAVEGTVAAMKADPQARGGDMAKITELVQTRFVPATDFQRTTRIAVGKAWSTATPEQQKQLYDQFTLLLVRTYAASLSQLRDQDVKFKFLPVNVAAGSKDLVVQSHVISNGGDDAIDYRMTKGANGWKIYDINMMGAWLIQVYQTQFADQISKGGVDGLIKFLIAHNARSAG